From Candidatus Poribacteria bacterium, one genomic window encodes:
- the mqnC gene encoding dehypoxanthine futalosine cyclase, with product MALSASNDLPRLAHLAQHVRFRLHPERVVTFIASRNINYTNACWVQCKFCAFYRLPRDEQAYTLSNQEILAKVEELVACGGYDILIQGGLNPKLRIDYFESLFREIKARFPTVHIHGLSVAEVLYVAKISKLSERETLIRLRAAGMATIPGAGGEILVDEVREAIAPYKDRTDEWLGLMRTAHELGMRSTATMMYGSVETQEHRIEHLIRVRELQDETGGFTAFAAWSFQPDGTALQPKRRSTGYEHLRMMAITRLMLDNVPNLQASWVTQGPKIAQISLDYGVNDFGQTMMEENVVSAAGTAFSLTPGEMSRLIRSAGYVPKLRNTYYDIVGDPDSLQPSRPVEPGRGVSDSTTWDADMRRRLNASQSDSNAQQEA from the coding sequence ATGGCTCTCAGCGCCTCGAACGACCTTCCCCGGCTGGCGCACCTCGCCCAGCATGTCCGCTTTCGGCTCCATCCAGAACGTGTCGTCACGTTCATCGCCTCGCGGAACATCAACTACACAAACGCCTGCTGGGTCCAGTGTAAGTTCTGCGCGTTCTACCGGCTCCCACGGGATGAGCAGGCGTACACACTATCGAACCAGGAGATCCTTGCGAAGGTCGAAGAGCTCGTCGCTTGCGGCGGGTACGACATACTCATCCAGGGCGGGCTGAACCCCAAGCTTCGTATCGACTACTTCGAATCGCTGTTCCGCGAGATCAAGGCGAGGTTCCCCACCGTCCACATCCACGGGCTCTCGGTCGCCGAGGTTCTCTACGTCGCCAAGATTTCGAAGCTCTCCGAGAGGGAGACGCTGATCCGCCTTCGCGCTGCCGGGATGGCGACGATCCCCGGCGCTGGCGGCGAAATCCTCGTCGACGAAGTGCGAGAGGCAATCGCGCCCTACAAGGACCGCACCGACGAGTGGCTGGGACTCATGCGCACCGCCCACGAACTCGGCATGCGCTCGACGGCGACCATGATGTACGGCTCGGTGGAGACCCAGGAGCATCGGATCGAGCACCTGATTCGCGTGCGTGAGCTCCAGGATGAGACCGGCGGCTTCACGGCGTTCGCTGCATGGAGCTTCCAGCCGGATGGCACGGCGCTCCAGCCCAAGCGTCGCTCGACCGGCTACGAGCATCTGCGCATGATGGCGATCACCCGTCTCATGCTCGACAACGTGCCGAACCTGCAGGCTTCGTGGGTGACGCAGGGACCGAAGATCGCTCAGATATCGCTGGACTACGGCGTGAACGATTTCGGCCAGACGATGATGGAGGAGAACGTCGTCAGCGCCGCCGGTACCGCGTTCTCCCTGACGCCCGGCGAGATGAGCCGGCTCATCCGCTCGGCGGGCTATGTGCCGAAGCTGCGGAACACCTACTACGACATCGTCGGTGACCCGGATTCCCTCCAGCCCTCGCGTCCGGTCGAACCGGGTCGAGGTGTGTCGGACAGCACGACATGGGACGCCGACATGCGTCGCCGGCTCAACGCCAGTCAGAGCGACTCGAACGCGCAACAGGAGGCGTGA
- the mqnE gene encoding aminofutalosine synthase MqnE, with amino-acid sequence MTDRSVPIRDMRLDAIRAKVLEGTRLSFDDGMLLYETDDLAGVGALANVVRERKNGNRAYWVRNQHINYTNVCNKFCKFCSFYAKPNGPQAYTMDMDTVRARVLDHIDHPITEIHIVGGIHPRLPFDYYLDLLRTVREARPAVHIKAFTMIELQQIQIVAGKPMKDVLVELVEAGLGSIPGGGVEVLSDRLHAELFDRKLDGVEWLETARTAHELGIRSNATMLYGHVERPEERVEHMVRLRELQDDTGGFLTFIPLSFHPENTELAHLPSPTGFDDLRNIAVGRLMLDNFDHVKSFWIMNTPAVTQVALWYGADDVDGTIHEYEITLDPESGKKQVLSRGQLLDMIREAGRDPVERDTLYNIVAED; translated from the coding sequence ATGACCGACAGGTCCGTTCCCATCCGCGATATGCGCCTGGACGCGATCCGAGCAAAGGTGCTCGAAGGCACTCGACTGTCGTTCGACGACGGAATGCTCCTCTACGAGACCGATGACCTTGCTGGCGTCGGGGCTCTCGCCAACGTCGTGCGCGAACGCAAGAACGGCAACCGCGCCTACTGGGTGCGCAACCAGCACATCAACTACACGAACGTCTGCAACAAGTTCTGCAAGTTCTGTTCGTTCTACGCCAAGCCCAACGGACCTCAAGCGTACACGATGGACATGGACACCGTGCGCGCGCGAGTTCTCGACCACATCGACCACCCGATCACTGAGATCCACATCGTCGGCGGCATTCATCCGAGACTCCCGTTCGACTACTACCTCGACCTGCTGCGAACGGTTCGGGAAGCTCGACCAGCGGTGCACATCAAGGCATTCACGATGATCGAGCTCCAGCAGATACAGATCGTGGCTGGCAAGCCGATGAAGGACGTGCTGGTGGAGCTCGTCGAGGCAGGGCTCGGGTCCATTCCGGGTGGCGGCGTCGAGGTTCTCAGCGACCGGCTGCACGCGGAGCTCTTCGACCGGAAGCTCGACGGCGTCGAGTGGTTGGAGACCGCAAGAACGGCTCACGAGCTCGGCATTCGCTCGAACGCGACGATGCTGTATGGGCATGTCGAACGCCCCGAGGAACGAGTCGAACACATGGTTCGGCTCCGTGAGCTACAGGATGACACGGGAGGGTTCCTCACGTTCATCCCCCTGTCGTTCCATCCGGAGAACACGGAACTGGCGCACTTGCCGTCCCCAACCGGGTTCGACGATCTGAGGAACATCGCCGTCGGCAGACTGATGCTCGACAACTTCGACCACGTGAAGTCGTTCTGGATCATGAACACGCCTGCGGTGACCCAGGTGGCGCTCTGGTACGGAGCCGACGATGTGGACGGCACGATCCACGAGTACGAGATCACGCTCGACCCCGAGAGCGGCAAGAAGCAGGTGCTGTCGCGCGGTCAGCTTCTCGACATGATTCGAGAGGCAGGGCGCGATCCCGTCGAGCGCGACACGCTATACAACATCGTCGCCGAGGATTGA
- the map gene encoding type I methionyl aminopeptidase — protein MIPTKNASQIDKMRESGRVASQALCSLAELIRVGTTTAELDAHAREIILEAGAQPAFLGYHGYPATICASVNDEVVHGIPSDRRLNDGDIVSVDVGVLLDGYYGDSARTFAVGSVSPVAARLIETTRDALFQGINALRPNMRLGELSATIQESVEAQGFSVVRQFFRHGIGSRLHEDPQVPNFGRRSDGPVLKPGTVLAIEPMVNVGTHRVKTLDDGWTVVTEDGQPSAHFEHTVAILSDGIEILTEWKT, from the coding sequence ATGATCCCTACCAAGAACGCGAGTCAGATCGACAAGATGCGGGAGAGCGGCCGCGTTGCGTCGCAGGCGTTGTGCTCCCTGGCTGAGCTCATCCGGGTCGGCACGACCACGGCAGAGCTCGACGCGCACGCGCGCGAGATCATCCTCGAAGCCGGAGCCCAACCGGCGTTCCTCGGCTATCACGGCTATCCAGCGACGATCTGCGCATCCGTCAACGACGAGGTCGTTCACGGCATCCCGTCCGACCGGCGGCTGAACGATGGCGATATCGTCAGCGTCGATGTCGGCGTTCTGCTCGACGGATACTACGGAGACAGCGCACGGACGTTCGCCGTCGGCTCCGTCAGCCCCGTGGCTGCCCGGCTGATTGAGACGACACGGGATGCTCTCTTCCAAGGCATCAACGCATTGCGCCCGAACATGCGTCTGGGCGAGCTCTCCGCAACGATCCAGGAGTCCGTAGAGGCACAGGGGTTCTCGGTGGTTCGGCAGTTCTTCAGACACGGGATCGGGTCCCGTCTCCACGAGGACCCGCAGGTTCCCAACTTCGGCAGACGCAGCGACGGGCCCGTCCTGAAGCCCGGCACCGTTCTCGCTATCGAGCCGATGGTGAACGTCGGCACACATCGCGTGAAGACACTCGATGACGGATGGACGGTCGTCACCGAGGACGGACAGCCGTCCGCGCACTTCGAGCATACGGTTGCGATACTCTCCGACGGCATCGAGATCCTGACCGAGTGGAAGACGTAG
- a CDS encoding 6-carboxyhexanoate--CoA ligase encodes MSERSDDIWCSVRMRTSASGAHLSGGERLVPLVSAHVRAAELLQRGISSTGGRAASVVLTCDLVPADDILTVTALEIVTEPATTVPDSRTRAQSLLRSWGVSDVASRVAIASIEHGVSPMGRSMRGAMIIDAASGARLEDDPERGVRVSFVDMTEASCRAFSAEHGDQLPRPRMREALTLASKIAALPSVRAELCWSDDPDYVTGYVACRSEGYHRLTPMKQAGVPTGGRAIFVDARLYDPLRDIEFLRRAPVLVELSGVTDTEEA; translated from the coding sequence ATGAGCGAGCGCTCTGACGACATTTGGTGTTCCGTTCGCATGCGCACGAGCGCGTCGGGAGCGCACCTGAGCGGCGGCGAGCGCCTCGTCCCTCTGGTTTCTGCGCATGTGCGCGCAGCAGAGCTGTTGCAGCGAGGCATCTCGTCGACCGGCGGGCGAGCCGCTTCGGTCGTTCTGACGTGCGACCTTGTCCCGGCAGACGACATCCTGACCGTGACCGCGTTGGAAATCGTCACCGAACCGGCGACCACGGTTCCAGACAGCCGAACCAGGGCTCAGTCGTTGCTTCGCAGTTGGGGCGTCTCCGATGTCGCGTCTCGCGTGGCGATTGCGTCGATTGAGCACGGCGTGAGCCCGATGGGACGCAGCATGAGAGGCGCGATGATCATCGACGCGGCATCTGGCGCGAGGCTTGAGGACGACCCCGAACGCGGCGTCCGAGTGTCGTTCGTGGACATGACCGAGGCATCGTGTCGGGCGTTCTCCGCTGAGCACGGCGACCAACTGCCTCGCCCGAGAATGAGGGAAGCCCTCACACTGGCATCCAAGATCGCCGCACTGCCTAGTGTCCGCGCCGAGCTCTGCTGGTCGGATGACCCCGACTACGTCACGGGCTACGTCGCGTGTCGATCTGAGGGTTACCACCGCCTGACGCCGATGAAGCAGGCGGGCGTTCCGACCGGCGGCAGAGCGATCTTCGTCGATGCACGTCTCTACGATCCTCTTCGCGACATCGAGTTCCTGCGGAGAGCTCCTGTCCTTGTGGAACTGTCCGGTGTGACCGACACCGAGGAGGCCTGA